From the genome of Athalia rosae chromosome 3, iyAthRosa1.1, whole genome shotgun sequence:
gcgtctcaatgaaaaatgcagatttgtaggtttctggctcctccagcatccggtaatctataaacattgtaATATTTGTACCTGCTCCAGAGAAATCGGTGGGGTTCTCCGTAGTTCACACGGTGCTTGCCGCTGTGCGCGTTGACTGTGCTGTGGTTATTAAATTGATTCCTTAAGCTGTGGAATTTGTTTGAACAGTCTTTTGCCGTTAAACACTGCTCTTCTTTGTATGCGTCTATTGGGAAGTTTATTTGTTCCGAAGACCACT
Proteins encoded in this window:
- the LOC125500370 gene encoding uncharacterized protein LOC125500370; this translates as MAQKWSSEQINFPIDAYKEEQCLTAKDCSNKFHSLRNQFNNHSTVNAHSGKHRVNYGEPHRFLWSSCLDSSSRPENCKYLKTVASDPLTVFDFETKDSIT